A part of Halogeometricum sp. S3BR5-2 genomic DNA contains:
- a CDS encoding aldo/keto reductase, with product MEYCEVRGVRVPKVGLGTWRMEGEECYDAVSTALELGYRHVDTAQMYDNETEVGRALADADVDRRDVFLTTKVNPRNADREGVVESTKASLDRLDTPYVDLLLLHWPNPLVRIEETMDAMKRLVDEGRVHHVGVSNFPVPMLKKAREVSDVPVLTNQVQFHPHRPQRKLLRYCQAEDLLLTGYSPLAQGELVDDGTLREIGERYDKTPAQVALRWATQHRNVAVVPKSTSREHLADNLAIFDFKLTREEVDEVTRPSLLKTGASMVKGMLR from the coding sequence ATGGAGTACTGCGAGGTGCGCGGCGTGCGCGTCCCGAAAGTCGGCCTCGGGACGTGGCGGATGGAGGGCGAGGAGTGTTACGACGCCGTGTCGACGGCGCTGGAACTCGGCTACCGCCACGTCGACACCGCGCAGATGTACGACAACGAGACCGAGGTGGGTCGAGCGCTGGCCGACGCCGACGTCGACCGGCGGGACGTGTTCCTGACGACGAAGGTGAACCCGCGGAACGCCGACCGGGAGGGCGTCGTCGAGTCGACGAAGGCGAGCCTCGACCGTCTCGACACGCCGTACGTCGACCTGTTGCTCCTCCACTGGCCGAACCCGCTGGTCCGAATCGAGGAGACGATGGACGCGATGAAGCGACTGGTCGACGAGGGGCGCGTCCACCACGTCGGCGTGAGCAACTTCCCGGTGCCGATGCTGAAGAAGGCCCGCGAGGTGTCCGACGTTCCGGTACTCACGAACCAGGTGCAGTTCCACCCGCACCGACCCCAGCGGAAACTCCTCCGGTACTGTCAGGCCGAGGACCTGCTACTCACGGGGTACAGTCCGCTGGCGCAGGGCGAACTCGTCGACGACGGGACGCTCCGCGAGATAGGCGAGCGGTACGACAAGACGCCCGCGCAGGTCGCCCTGCGCTGGGCTACCCAGCACCGGAACGTCGCCGTCGTCCCGAAGTCCACGAGCCGCGAGCACCTCGCGGACAACCTCGCCATCTTCGATTTCAAACTCACTCGCGAGGAGGTGGACGAGGTGACCCGCCCCTCGCTGCTGAAGACGGGGGCGTCGATGGTGAAGGGGATGCTGCGGTAG
- a CDS encoding ATP-grasp domain-containing protein: protein MLRLAVTTDSETFERMRDPLEARGIAVEHLPAKERSIRLAGTGESFDVGFVYPTRLMEGGALDARAPIPWVNGRDAVLTSRNKAGVVAALSRAGLPVPETRMLSNPVDEGVVLDAVADLSYPLVVKPNSATRGVGVAKVADADSLLGVVDYLNLVHDFRSTGDKSYLVQEFVADARDYRVMVVDGEVVGGVERRLPESLGEGRWKHNVHRGATATAVDVSEEHRELAVSVAETLGIDYLGVDLLVSPDRTLVSETNARATIDHEKYDDDFWDRLAALIRRAAGRPDR, encoded by the coding sequence ATGCTCCGACTGGCGGTGACGACGGACAGCGAGACGTTCGAGCGGATGCGCGACCCGCTGGAAGCGCGCGGAATCGCCGTCGAACACCTCCCGGCGAAGGAGCGGTCGATTCGGCTGGCCGGGACGGGCGAGTCGTTCGACGTCGGCTTCGTCTACCCGACGCGGCTGATGGAGGGCGGCGCGCTGGACGCCCGCGCGCCGATACCGTGGGTGAACGGACGCGATGCGGTACTGACATCCCGGAACAAGGCGGGCGTCGTCGCCGCCCTCTCGCGGGCGGGCCTGCCGGTGCCGGAGACGCGGATGCTCTCGAACCCCGTCGACGAGGGCGTCGTCCTCGACGCCGTCGCGGACCTCTCCTACCCACTGGTCGTCAAACCCAACTCCGCGACGCGCGGCGTCGGCGTCGCCAAGGTGGCCGACGCGGACTCGCTACTCGGCGTCGTCGACTACCTGAACCTCGTCCACGACTTCCGGTCGACGGGCGACAAATCCTACCTGGTACAGGAGTTCGTCGCCGACGCGCGCGACTACCGGGTGATGGTCGTCGACGGCGAGGTGGTCGGCGGCGTCGAGCGCCGACTCCCCGAGTCGCTCGGCGAGGGGCGGTGGAAACACAACGTCCACCGGGGCGCGACAGCGACGGCGGTGGACGTCTCCGAAGAACACCGCGAACTGGCCGTTTCGGTGGCCGAGACGCTCGGAATCGACTACCTCGGCGTCGACCTGCTCGTCTCGCCCGACCGGACGCTCGTCTCGGAGACGAACGCTCGGGCGACGATAGACCACGAGAAGTACGACGACGACTTCTGGGACCGACTGGCGGCGCTGATACGGCGGGCCGCCGGGCGGCCCGACCGGTAG
- a CDS encoding UbiA family prenyltransferase, producing MSNEPYHASAPADGVDRLRRTVSERYRQLKDLLVYGSLYLVVVAVAEVLTAMVALSLPLSLAPVVVGLVTFAVYVGDRIADADTDELSNPEQSAFVRRHGRTLSTLSAAAYGLALALSLTGGPLALAIAVLPGAFWVLYASDWLPSAGARLTRLKDVLLVNSAVVAGAWAVALLGLPLAFADAALTPTVAVVFVYFFVDTFVNTEIPNVGDRHADAAIGVSTLPVVFGVVRTRRILYVVVASLGAFVAWAFSEGLLSGPLAGGVLAGLAYTLVVTAFVGRTENYGRLAIAGELKALVVLTVAVALAV from the coding sequence ATGTCCAACGAACCCTACCACGCGTCCGCCCCCGCGGACGGCGTCGACCGCCTGCGTCGCACGGTGTCGGAACGCTACCGACAACTGAAAGACCTCCTCGTCTACGGCTCCCTCTACCTCGTCGTCGTCGCGGTGGCGGAGGTGCTGACCGCGATGGTCGCGCTCTCGCTTCCCCTGTCTCTCGCACCGGTCGTCGTCGGCCTCGTCACGTTCGCCGTCTACGTGGGCGACCGAATCGCCGACGCGGACACCGACGAACTGTCGAACCCCGAGCAGTCGGCGTTCGTGCGCCGACACGGACGGACGCTCTCGACGCTCTCGGCGGCGGCGTACGGCCTCGCGCTGGCGCTCTCGCTGACGGGCGGACCGCTCGCCCTCGCCATCGCCGTCCTTCCCGGCGCGTTCTGGGTGCTGTACGCCTCCGATTGGCTCCCCTCCGCGGGCGCCCGTCTCACCCGACTGAAGGACGTCCTCCTCGTCAACTCCGCCGTCGTCGCCGGGGCGTGGGCCGTCGCGCTTCTCGGCCTCCCCCTCGCCTTCGCCGACGCGGCGCTCACCCCGACGGTCGCCGTCGTGTTCGTCTACTTCTTCGTCGACACGTTCGTCAACACGGAGATTCCGAACGTCGGCGACAGGCACGCCGACGCGGCCATCGGCGTCTCGACGCTCCCGGTGGTGTTCGGCGTCGTCCGCACCCGGCGAATCCTCTACGTCGTCGTGGCGTCGCTGGGCGCGTTCGTCGCGTGGGCGTTCTCCGAGGGACTGCTCTCCGGCCCCCTCGCCGGCGGCGTCCTCGCGGGTCTGGCGTACACACTCGTCGTCACCGCGTTCGTCGGCCGCACGGAGAACTACGGGCGCCTCGCCATCGCCGGCGAACTGAAGGCGCTCGTCGTCCTGACCGTCGCCGTCGCCCTCGCCGTCTGA
- a CDS encoding 50S ribosomal protein L16, translating into MADKPASMYRNIDKPSYTRREYITGIPGSKIAQHNMGNLQTGPQDYPVQISLRLEEDCQVRHGSLESARLSANRVMLKQVGQENYKMVLRKFPHQVLRENKQATGAGADRVSDGMRQSFGKVVGTAARIHKNERVFTIYCSVDDAAIAKDALRRAYNKMSPPCRIDVEKGEELLVS; encoded by the coding sequence ATGGCAGACAAACCCGCCTCGATGTACCGCAACATCGACAAGCCGTCGTACACCCGACGCGAGTACATCACCGGAATCCCCGGTTCGAAGATCGCACAGCACAACATGGGCAACCTGCAGACGGGTCCGCAGGACTACCCCGTCCAGATCAGTCTCCGCCTCGAAGAGGACTGTCAGGTCCGCCACGGGTCGCTCGAATCGGCGCGTCTGTCCGCCAACCGCGTGATGCTCAAGCAGGTCGGACAGGAGAACTACAAGATGGTGCTCCGCAAGTTCCCCCACCAGGTCCTGCGCGAGAACAAGCAGGCGACCGGGGCGGGCGCGGACCGCGTCTCCGACGGGATGCGCCAGTCGTTCGGAAAGGTCGTCGGGACCGCCGCGCGAATCCACAAGAACGAGCGCGTGTTCACCATCTACTGCAGCGTCGACGACGCGGCCATCGCGAAGGACGCGCTTCGCCGCGCCTACAACAAGATGTCGCCGCCCTGCCGCATCGACGTGGAGAAGGGCGAAGAACTGCTCGTCTCGTAA
- a CDS encoding MBL fold metallo-hydrolase produces MYAKITARELADAIDRGEAGTILDTRPADSYEAWRVPGAVNVPFGLNETLDDERKSEIDGLTDGGPITVICGKAATSAALAAELDAAGYEDVRVVKGGMRDWNGLYERADVAVGNGAENADVDVVQFQRRGKGCLSYLVGSDGEAAVVDPTRHVEQYVVAAAERGWEITRVLDTHVHADHISGGRELADRLDVPYHLGARAADRDLAFDFDAVEEGDALPVGGVDLTVLAAPGHTSEMVAYRVGDRAVLTGDALFLDSVGRTELEFGEEGAEEGARMAYDTLHDTLLDLPEDLTVLPGHVTVESDGEYANGSPGEPVAASLGEVASRLDLLGLDREAFVERMVENVPEKPANYETVIAINTGREGYENDRKATELETGANNCAA; encoded by the coding sequence ATGTACGCGAAGATCACCGCTCGCGAACTCGCGGACGCAATCGACCGAGGGGAAGCGGGGACGATACTCGACACGCGCCCGGCGGACAGTTACGAGGCGTGGCGCGTCCCCGGCGCGGTGAACGTCCCGTTCGGACTGAACGAGACGCTCGACGACGAGCGGAAGTCCGAGATAGACGGCCTCACCGACGGCGGACCGATAACCGTCATCTGCGGGAAGGCCGCCACCTCGGCGGCGCTCGCCGCCGAACTCGACGCGGCCGGCTACGAGGACGTGCGGGTCGTCAAGGGCGGGATGCGAGACTGGAACGGCCTGTACGAACGCGCCGACGTGGCCGTCGGCAACGGTGCCGAGAACGCCGACGTCGACGTGGTCCAGTTCCAGCGGCGCGGCAAGGGCTGTCTGAGCTACCTCGTCGGGTCGGACGGCGAGGCGGCCGTCGTCGACCCGACGCGGCACGTCGAGCAGTACGTCGTCGCCGCCGCGGAACGGGGGTGGGAGATAACGCGCGTCCTCGACACGCACGTGCACGCCGACCACATCTCCGGCGGGCGCGAACTCGCCGACCGGTTGGACGTGCCGTACCACCTCGGCGCCCGCGCGGCGGACCGCGACCTGGCGTTCGACTTCGACGCCGTCGAGGAGGGCGACGCCCTCCCCGTCGGCGGCGTCGACCTGACGGTCCTCGCGGCGCCCGGCCACACCTCGGAGATGGTCGCCTACCGCGTCGGCGACAGGGCGGTGCTCACGGGCGACGCCCTGTTCCTCGATTCCGTCGGTCGGACCGAACTGGAGTTCGGCGAGGAGGGGGCCGAGGAGGGCGCGCGGATGGCGTACGACACGCTCCACGATACGCTGTTGGACCTGCCCGAGGACCTGACGGTCTTGCCGGGTCACGTTACCGTCGAGAGCGACGGGGAGTACGCCAACGGGTCGCCCGGGGAACCGGTCGCCGCGTCGCTCGGCGAGGTGGCGTCGCGCCTCGACCTCCTCGGACTCGACCGCGAGGCGTTCGTCGAGCGCATGGTCGAGAACGTCCCGGAGAAACCCGCGAACTACGAGACGGTCATCGCCATCAACACCGGTCGCGAGGGGTACGAGAACGACCGGAAAGCGACGGAGCTGGAGACCGGCGCGAACAACTGCGCGGCTTAG
- a CDS encoding pyridoxamine 5'-phosphate oxidase family protein: MVVRDADEFEPLQGDPMDDEEVDAFLREHGVGVLSLADGGDAYGVPISFGYDGERLYFVFLRGETSRKESFAEATGRATLTAFDVAGRHEWESVVVAGRLEAVEEGEWGALVDAMEDNAWFPSLFSESEPMRGIAGWTLEIDAATGLRNRS, translated from the coding sequence ATGGTGGTGAGAGATGCGGACGAGTTCGAACCGCTTCAGGGCGACCCGATGGACGACGAGGAGGTGGACGCGTTCCTGCGCGAACACGGCGTCGGCGTCCTCTCGCTCGCGGACGGGGGCGACGCGTACGGGGTGCCGATATCGTTCGGCTACGACGGCGAGCGCCTGTACTTCGTGTTCCTCCGCGGGGAGACGAGTCGGAAGGAGTCGTTCGCCGAGGCGACGGGGAGAGCGACCCTGACGGCGTTCGACGTGGCGGGGCGCCACGAGTGGGAGAGCGTCGTCGTCGCGGGACGTCTCGAAGCGGTCGAAGAGGGCGAGTGGGGTGCGCTCGTCGACGCGATGGAGGACAACGCGTGGTTCCCGAGCCTGTTCTCCGAGTCCGAACCGATGCGGGGCATCGCCGGGTGGACGCTGGAGATAGACGCGGCGACGGGACTCCGCAATCGGTCGTGA
- a CDS encoding cold-shock protein: MAKGKVDFFNDTGGYGFIETEDHDEDVFFHMEDVGGPDLEEGTEIEFEIEDAPKGPRAKNVTRL; encoded by the coding sequence ATGGCAAAAGGCAAAGTCGACTTCTTCAACGACACGGGCGGCTACGGATTCATAGAGACCGAGGACCACGACGAGGACGTTTTCTTCCACATGGAAGACGTCGGCGGCCCGGACCTCGAAGAGGGTACGGAGATCGAGTTCGAGATCGAGGACGCCCCCAAGGGTCCCCGAGCGAAGAACGTCACCCGCCTGTAA
- a CDS encoding VanZ family protein: MVAERRRRVAPLLLWSLCVVVASAATPPGDGLSAAPLGLGVDKWVHLGAYAVTAYLAAFALRARTARGLALATFVAVALGGGVELLQATLPARHAGLADAAANAVGAVIGAAAYAVLGRFRTSERG, from the coding sequence ATGGTCGCAGAACGGCGCCGCCGCGTCGCGCCCCTCCTCCTCTGGAGCCTCTGCGTCGTCGTCGCCTCCGCCGCGACGCCGCCCGGCGACGGACTGAGCGCCGCACCGCTCGGACTCGGCGTCGACAAGTGGGTCCACCTCGGAGCGTACGCGGTGACGGCGTATCTCGCGGCGTTCGCCCTCCGCGCGCGGACGGCCCGCGGACTGGCGCTCGCCACCTTCGTCGCCGTCGCCCTCGGCGGCGGCGTGGAACTCCTGCAGGCGACGCTCCCGGCGCGTCACGCCGGCCTCGCGGACGCCGCGGCGAACGCCGTCGGGGCGGTCATCGGCGCGGCGGCGTACGCCGTCCTCGGGCGCTTCCGGACGAGCGAGCGCGGCTGA
- the nucS gene encoding endonuclease NucS, protein MTVTTLHRPTHRDALALLEEAFGDGRMVTMFGRCTVEYDGRAESSLGPGDRLVVCKPDGTILVHTDSQRKPVNWQPPGCTHRASVRDGRLRVRSERSTPTERLDVRFERLEQVSAYEVTDRSDLRLTGSEEDLRQRILDDPALVEEGFVPRATERETAAGPVDIFGEDAEGRPLVVELKRRRVGPSAASQLRRYVEAVDAEFPDEGVRGILVAPSVTDRTRELLDEKGLSFVAAEPVAEADEEEGGDEAT, encoded by the coding sequence ATGACGGTCACGACGCTCCACCGCCCGACGCACCGCGACGCCCTCGCCTTGTTAGAGGAGGCGTTCGGCGACGGGCGGATGGTGACGATGTTCGGGCGTTGCACCGTCGAGTACGACGGCCGGGCCGAGTCGAGTCTCGGGCCGGGCGACCGACTCGTCGTCTGCAAACCCGACGGGACCATCCTCGTGCACACCGACTCGCAGCGCAAGCCGGTGAACTGGCAGCCGCCGGGGTGTACCCACCGCGCGAGCGTCCGCGACGGTCGCCTGCGGGTCAGGAGCGAGCGCTCGACGCCGACGGAGCGCCTCGACGTGCGGTTCGAGCGACTCGAACAGGTGTCGGCCTACGAGGTGACGGACCGGAGCGACCTGCGCCTCACGGGGAGCGAGGAGGACCTGCGGCAGCGGATTCTGGACGACCCCGCCTTGGTCGAAGAGGGGTTCGTCCCGCGGGCGACCGAACGGGAGACGGCGGCGGGGCCGGTCGACATCTTCGGCGAGGACGCCGAGGGCCGTCCCCTCGTCGTGGAGTTGAAGCGACGACGGGTCGGTCCCTCGGCGGCCAGCCAACTCCGGCGCTACGTGGAGGCCGTCGACGCCGAGTTCCCCGACGAGGGCGTGCGCGGGATACTCGTCGCGCCGTCGGTGACCGACCGGACGAGAGAGCTACTGGACGAGAAGGGCCTGTCGTTCGTCGCCGCCGAACCCGTGGCGGAGGCGGACGAGGAGGAAGGCGGCGACGAAGCGACCTGA
- the gvpH gene encoding gas vesicle protein GvpH translates to MTRSHRDDDDQHGPDDERPRTRIDINLSVTDLLSDLLSEAKRDSDRRSLSERPGGRPSRGRPGAQRQPDGSADPEGADARADYRVDHHREGDELTVVADLADAARDDVTAGIDPDRGEFVVAVDGRVAGRVPLPWDPVEVTETTFNNGVLQVRLGPVDGAA, encoded by the coding sequence ATGACACGTTCACACCGAGACGACGACGACCAGCACGGACCCGACGACGAGCGACCGCGGACGCGCATCGACATCAACCTCTCAGTGACCGACCTGCTGAGCGACCTGCTGAGCGAGGCGAAGCGGGATTCGGACCGCCGGTCGCTGAGCGAACGACCGGGCGGTCGGCCGAGTCGCGGGAGACCCGGCGCGCAGCGACAGCCCGACGGGAGCGCCGACCCCGAGGGGGCGGACGCGCGGGCCGACTACCGCGTCGACCACCACCGCGAGGGGGACGAACTGACCGTCGTCGCCGACCTCGCGGACGCTGCGCGCGACGACGTGACCGCCGGCATCGACCCCGACCGCGGCGAGTTCGTCGTCGCCGTCGACGGGCGCGTCGCCGGGCGGGTGCCCCTCCCGTGGGACCCCGTCGAGGTGACCGAGACGACGTTCAACAACGGCGTCCTGCAGGTCCGACTCGGTCCGGTCGACGGCGCGGCCTGA
- a CDS encoding Hsp20/alpha crystallin family protein, producing MRDERDDPFDNIFDEIERMMSEMTGGDTTGFASETHIDVYDEGEAVRLVADLPGVEKDAIDLKCDGETLTVSAASDRREYDERIRLPVRVDEHSASASFKNGVLQVTFQKAEDSAAIDVE from the coding sequence ATGAGAGATGAGCGCGACGATCCGTTCGACAACATCTTCGACGAGATCGAACGGATGATGAGCGAGATGACCGGTGGCGACACCACCGGATTCGCCTCGGAGACCCACATCGACGTCTACGATGAGGGCGAGGCGGTTCGACTCGTCGCGGACCTGCCGGGAGTGGAGAAAGACGCCATCGACCTGAAGTGCGACGGCGAGACGCTCACCGTGAGCGCGGCGAGCGACCGGCGCGAGTACGACGAGCGGATTCGTCTCCCCGTTCGTGTAGACGAACACTCCGCGTCGGCGTCGTTCAAGAACGGCGTCCTCCAAGTCACGTTCCAGAAGGCCGAGGACTCCGCCGCCATCGACGTCGAGTAG
- a CDS encoding type 1 glutamine amidotransferase — MILVLENEVDPPTRYFVPEIRRLLEAAGATVRVYPYADRGGRPDLLDEADAVVLSGSTAGVYETETYPWMDELRDLVRELVEARTPTLGVCFGHQLVNDALGGEVEHRGLHAGLDPVRFADDPLFDGVGTRVPLVHGDFVTELGEEMEAVASADYYPNLASRHRDAPLWTVQYHPEFTERLLPNIEEDLEWPDDPAHRDFGGVTAARTFENFVRLVDAER; from the coding sequence ATGATACTCGTCCTGGAGAACGAGGTGGACCCGCCCACGCGCTACTTCGTCCCCGAGATTCGCCGCCTGCTCGAAGCGGCCGGCGCGACGGTCCGCGTCTACCCCTACGCCGACCGCGGGGGCCGGCCGGACCTGCTGGACGAGGCGGACGCCGTCGTCCTCTCCGGAAGCACCGCGGGCGTCTACGAGACGGAGACGTACCCGTGGATGGACGAGTTACGGGACCTCGTGCGCGAACTCGTAGAGGCGAGAACGCCGACGCTCGGCGTCTGCTTCGGCCACCAACTCGTCAACGACGCCCTCGGCGGAGAGGTGGAGCACCGCGGCCTGCACGCCGGCCTCGACCCGGTCCGCTTCGCCGACGACCCCCTGTTCGACGGCGTCGGGACGCGCGTCCCCCTCGTCCACGGCGACTTCGTCACCGAACTCGGCGAGGAGATGGAGGCCGTCGCCTCGGCCGACTACTACCCGAACCTCGCTAGCCGGCACCGCGACGCGCCGCTGTGGACCGTCCAGTACCACCCCGAGTTCACGGAGCGCCTGCTTCCGAACATCGAGGAGGACCTCGAGTGGCCCGACGACCCCGCCCACCGCGACTTCGGCGGCGTGACCGCCGCGCGGACGTTCGAGAACTTCGTCCGCCTCGTCGACGCGGAGCGGTAG
- a CDS encoding alpha-amylase family glycosyl hydrolase yields the protein MSSGFPDVREGSVLRVPALDAERVEMRFAPILARDRFDPGEWRREALSADPDADEWYRIDLADLDLPDGRYEYEFVVHRDGEDEPVVAADPFAEEITRFRGHRGAFRIRDGERFRPPFSWEDELTPPDGEESEERSLPANEELVVYELPLRWAASASGEHRRDVPDGDFQTLLTDHLDRLADLGVNAIELLPIQDAPVSINWGYGTRFFFAPDLDFGGPVDAKFLIKECHRRGIRVLMDVVMNHATETPLVTLAGDRFFLDPEEKPDRPQWGGRRFDFEASVDGYHPAREFCHRMAAFWIEEYHVDGFRIDEFKGMDHRAFVQKFRDRARAVHEEAFPDRPFFVVAEDSWGRTEIVRDDEANPDDRDVVDGMWNFDYRDEARRFLRDDVESEPEEATRTDRVRALVTGDRTWDDRERAFEDGFGDLSKAVNYLTSHDIGEPHERRLMNLFFGDLIESEGLGDGSVENVRYLLDDVATAGPSVRMDAHTEALDRVRGSFALLLTSVGVPMFLAGEEFGEIHDLDYGHWQRQMEDPIRWHRREYPGHDDLLSAVRDLIHLRTSTEALQREETDLFYTHHEFDDPDASRVFAYCRTAGRELGGEGQVVVVANLGPQEFDGYELPWEWDDATERGASIRGSAPEFDPEAGEATMSLAPFQVRVFET from the coding sequence ATGAGCAGTGGATTTCCCGACGTTCGAGAGGGAAGCGTCCTCCGTGTGCCGGCGCTGGACGCCGAGCGGGTCGAGATGCGGTTCGCCCCGATACTCGCGCGCGACCGGTTCGACCCCGGCGAGTGGCGGCGCGAGGCGCTCTCGGCCGACCCCGACGCGGACGAGTGGTACCGAATCGACCTCGCCGACCTCGACCTCCCGGACGGGCGCTACGAGTACGAGTTCGTCGTCCACCGCGACGGCGAGGACGAACCGGTCGTCGCGGCGGACCCGTTCGCCGAGGAGATAACCCGCTTCCGCGGACACCGCGGCGCGTTCCGCATCCGGGACGGCGAGCGGTTCCGGCCGCCGTTCTCCTGGGAGGACGAACTGACCCCGCCGGACGGCGAGGAGAGCGAGGAGCGCTCGCTACCGGCGAACGAGGAACTGGTCGTCTACGAACTGCCGCTCCGGTGGGCGGCGTCGGCCTCCGGGGAGCACCGGCGGGACGTGCCCGACGGCGACTTCCAGACGCTCCTGACCGACCACCTCGACCGACTCGCGGACCTCGGCGTCAACGCCATCGAACTGCTGCCGATACAGGACGCCCCCGTCAGCATCAACTGGGGGTACGGGACGCGCTTCTTCTTCGCGCCCGACCTCGACTTCGGCGGTCCCGTCGACGCCAAGTTCCTGATAAAGGAGTGCCACCGGCGCGGCATCCGCGTGCTGATGGACGTGGTGATGAACCACGCCACCGAGACGCCCCTGGTGACGCTGGCCGGCGACCGATTCTTCCTCGACCCCGAGGAGAAACCCGACCGGCCCCAGTGGGGCGGCCGCCGGTTCGACTTCGAGGCGTCCGTCGACGGCTACCACCCCGCGCGGGAGTTCTGCCACCGGATGGCCGCCTTCTGGATCGAGGAGTACCACGTCGACGGCTTCCGGATTGACGAGTTCAAGGGGATGGACCACCGCGCGTTCGTCCAGAAGTTCCGCGACCGGGCGCGGGCGGTCCACGAGGAGGCGTTTCCGGACCGCCCGTTCTTCGTGGTCGCGGAGGACTCGTGGGGTCGGACCGAAATCGTCCGCGACGACGAGGCCAACCCCGACGACCGGGACGTGGTCGACGGGATGTGGAACTTCGACTACCGTGACGAGGCCCGCCGGTTCCTCCGCGACGACGTGGAGAGCGAACCCGAGGAGGCGACGCGGACCGACCGCGTCCGCGCCCTCGTGACGGGCGACCGGACGTGGGACGACCGCGAACGGGCGTTCGAGGACGGGTTCGGCGACCTCTCGAAGGCGGTCAACTACCTCACCTCGCACGACATCGGCGAACCGCACGAGCGGCGGTTGATGAACCTCTTCTTCGGCGACCTCATCGAATCCGAGGGGTTGGGAGACGGCTCCGTCGAGAACGTCCGGTACCTCCTCGACGACGTCGCCACCGCCGGACCGAGCGTGCGGATGGACGCTCACACGGAGGCGCTCGACCGGGTTCGCGGGTCGTTCGCGCTCCTCCTCACGTCCGTCGGCGTACCGATGTTCCTCGCGGGCGAGGAGTTCGGGGAGATACACGACCTCGACTACGGCCACTGGCAGCGCCAGATGGAGGACCCCATCCGGTGGCACCGCCGGGAGTACCCCGGACACGACGACCTGCTGTCGGCCGTCCGCGACCTCATCCACCTGCGGACCTCGACCGAGGCGCTCCAACGGGAGGAGACCGACCTCTTCTACACCCACCACGAGTTCGACGACCCGGACGCGTCCCGCGTGTTCGCCTACTGCCGGACCGCCGGCCGCGAACTCGGCGGCGAGGGGCAGGTGGTCGTCGTCGCCAACCTCGGCCCGCAGGAGTTCGACGGGTACGAACTGCCGTGGGAGTGGGACGACGCGACCGAACGCGGCGCGTCCATCCGCGGGTCGGCCCCCGAGTTCGACCCCGAGGCGGGCGAGGCGACGATGTCGCTGGCGCCGTTCCAGGTGCGCGTGTTCGAGACCTGA